The following are from one region of the Nostoc cf. commune SO-36 genome:
- a CDS encoding FHA domain-containing protein: MIVCPNCNHPNPDGAVQCEACYTPLPATTNCPSCGATVQADAAFCGQCGYNLHSAGVPHVHSTVATTVTPDVPVEVPALVPPDPLLELLQPDALGMSESTPSSSFPPTEVAVPPESVSQIPATPSSPPEPAPTVVAQPVVSIQSIPTPPPLEPAPVSEVEVPAPAAPAPTVTAARTQLQQVIARLIHVQTDRLIELPQNLSVIHIGKPNDRIPPDIDVSGFPNSEVVSRIHADIRVEGDAHYVEDVGSSNGTYINNLPLLPGNRHRLRPGDRISLGKGDLMTFLFQLA; encoded by the coding sequence ATGATCGTCTGCCCTAATTGCAATCATCCCAACCCTGATGGCGCTGTCCAATGTGAAGCTTGCTATACACCCTTACCCGCAACTACTAATTGTCCCAGTTGTGGGGCAACTGTGCAGGCAGATGCTGCATTTTGCGGTCAATGTGGCTATAACCTTCACTCCGCAGGAGTTCCACACGTTCATAGCACAGTAGCTACAACAGTAACTCCTGATGTTCCTGTGGAAGTGCCAGCGTTAGTTCCACCCGATCCACTGTTAGAACTTTTACAACCAGATGCTTTGGGAATGAGTGAATCTACCCCCAGTTCATCTTTCCCACCAACAGAGGTGGCAGTTCCTCCAGAATCAGTGTCACAGATACCTGCTACACCAAGCAGCCCCCCAGAACCAGCGCCAACCGTGGTAGCTCAACCTGTAGTCTCTATACAAAGTATTCCTACTCCACCACCTTTGGAACCAGCGCCAGTCTCTGAAGTTGAAGTACCTGCGCCAGCAGCGCCAGCACCAACTGTAACTGCCGCCAGAACGCAATTGCAGCAGGTGATAGCGCGGTTAATCCACGTTCAAACCGATCGCCTAATTGAATTGCCGCAAAATCTCTCTGTGATTCATATCGGCAAGCCTAATGACCGGATTCCCCCAGATATAGACGTTTCAGGATTTCCTAATTCAGAAGTTGTCTCGCGGATTCATGCAGATATTCGCGTCGAGGGAGATGCTCATTATGTAGAGGATGTAGGAAGTTCTAATGGCACTTATATTAATAATTTGCCGCTTTTACCAGGGAACCGTCATCGTTTGCGACCAGGCGATCGCATCAGCTTGGGTAAAGGAGACTTAATGACATTCCTTTTTCAACTTGCTTAA
- the pgl gene encoding 6-phosphogluconolactonase, producing MNKTVEVLPDQPTLVGRALELILSKLNTAIEQHGRFTIALSGGSTPKPLYEAIATQKLPWDKIHIFWGDERYVPPDHPDSNELMTRRAWLDRVDIPAANIHPVPTLEANPELAAAKYEQHLKEFFNSSGVEFPALDVVLLGMGDDAHTASLFPHTEALKVRDRLVTVGNKDGNPRISFTYPFINSARSVIFLVAGANKRPALAQVFAPVADDFTYPSRLIQPQGELWWLLDAAAGLELQH from the coding sequence ATGAACAAAACCGTTGAAGTTCTACCGGATCAGCCGACGCTGGTTGGACGAGCGCTAGAATTAATTCTGTCAAAGTTAAATACTGCCATTGAGCAGCATGGACGGTTTACCATCGCCTTGTCTGGCGGCAGTACACCTAAACCGTTATACGAAGCAATCGCTACTCAAAAACTGCCTTGGGATAAAATTCATATATTCTGGGGGGATGAGCGTTATGTACCACCAGATCACCCCGATAGCAATGAACTGATGACGCGTCGTGCGTGGCTAGATCGCGTTGACATCCCAGCAGCTAACATTCACCCCGTACCAACTTTAGAAGCCAATCCAGAACTAGCTGCTGCGAAGTATGAACAACATCTAAAAGAATTTTTCAATTCTTCTGGGGTCGAGTTCCCCGCCTTAGATGTAGTATTACTAGGAATGGGTGATGACGCACATACTGCATCTTTGTTTCCCCACACAGAGGCTCTCAAAGTACGCGATCGCCTAGTTACCGTGGGTAACAAAGACGGAAACCCCAGGATAAGTTTCACATACCCCTTCATCAATTCTGCTCGTAGTGTGATTTTTCTAGTTGCTGGCGCTAACAAACGACCAGCTTTAGCGCAAGTCTTTGCACCTGTAGCCGATGACTTCACTTACCCGTCCCGCTTAATTCAGCCCCAAGGTGAACTTTGGTGGCTACTGGATGCAGCAGCAGGTTTGGAACTACAACATTGA
- the rph gene encoding ribonuclease PH, which produces MAWQRPDGRLPYELRPISFYPNFTRFAPGSVLARCGDTQVLCTVSVNKGVPKFLEGTGKGWLTAEYRMLPSATQKRQERELLKLSGRTQEIQRLIGRSLRAAVDFEALGERTLTVDADVLQADAGTRTTAITGSFVALAHAVSKLLQEGVLERSPLCGQVAAVSVGLLEGEPFLDLNYIEDVAATVDFNVVMNQHQGIIEVQGTAEEGSFSRTQLDQLLDVAQKGIQELLIAQREAIADWEALFVIN; this is translated from the coding sequence ATGGCTTGGCAGCGTCCTGACGGTCGTCTTCCTTACGAACTACGTCCGATCAGCTTTTACCCCAATTTCACCCGTTTTGCCCCCGGTTCTGTTCTTGCAAGATGTGGTGATACTCAGGTACTTTGTACTGTTAGCGTTAATAAGGGAGTTCCGAAGTTTCTTGAAGGAACTGGTAAAGGTTGGCTAACTGCTGAGTACCGGATGCTACCATCTGCTACCCAAAAACGCCAAGAAAGGGAATTATTGAAATTATCTGGACGGACGCAAGAAATTCAACGTCTAATTGGACGTAGCTTACGCGCAGCAGTAGATTTTGAGGCACTGGGAGAACGCACGTTGACTGTCGATGCTGATGTGTTGCAAGCAGATGCCGGAACTCGGACAACAGCTATTACAGGCTCATTTGTGGCGTTGGCTCATGCGGTTTCTAAATTGTTGCAAGAGGGCGTGTTGGAGCGATCGCCTTTGTGTGGACAGGTAGCAGCAGTTTCCGTAGGATTACTGGAGGGAGAGCCATTTTTGGATCTAAATTATATCGAAGATGTGGCTGCAACAGTAGATTTTAATGTGGTGATGAATCAACATCAGGGAATCATTGAAGTCCAAGGAACAGCCGAAGAAGGCAGCTTTAGCCGCACTCAGTTGGATCAACTGTTAGATGTCGCCCAAAAAGGAATTCAGGAATTGTTAATCGCTCAACGTGAAGCGATCGCTGACTGGGAAGCGTTGTTTGTGATTAATTAG
- a CDS encoding adenylate kinase family protein produces the protein MRLVIVGGSGSGKSTQAQRLCRYFDIPLISTGEILRSAISGDQPLPEFRSLESDPRTSLSVYASLSELGYHAKPYMQKGDLVPDEMIIDLIRIRLRQPDINCDWVLEGYPRTAFQAEELDFLLDDLGQKLDWAIYLQVPEAVMVSRSLGRSLPDDQPEIVQRRVELFYDRTIPILEYYDRRRCLLTINGDQSPEMVQQNILTLLSVP, from the coding sequence GTGAGATTGGTGATTGTGGGAGGTTCAGGATCGGGGAAAAGCACTCAAGCACAAAGGCTTTGCAGATACTTTGATATTCCTTTGATTTCTACAGGTGAGATTTTAAGGTCAGCAATATCTGGCGATCAACCCCTGCCAGAATTTCGCTCCTTGGAAAGCGATCCCCGGACTTCTCTTTCGGTTTACGCTAGCCTGAGTGAACTAGGCTACCACGCAAAGCCTTATATGCAAAAAGGGGATTTAGTTCCAGACGAAATGATCATTGATTTGATCCGAATTCGCCTCAGACAACCAGATATTAACTGCGATTGGGTGTTAGAAGGCTATCCCCGTACTGCTTTCCAAGCTGAAGAATTAGATTTTTTATTGGATGATTTAGGGCAAAAGCTAGATTGGGCAATTTATCTCCAAGTCCCAGAAGCAGTAATGGTTAGCCGATCCTTGGGGCGATCGCTACCAGATGACCAACCAGAAATCGTCCAACGCCGTGTAGAATTATTCTATGATCGCACCATTCCCATCTTAGAATATTACGACCGTCGTCGCTGCTTATTGACCATCAACGGCGACCAGTCACCAGAAATGGTGCAGCAAAATATTTTGACTCTGCTTTCAGTTCCTTGA
- a CDS encoding P-loop NTPase family protein translates to MVAQLETQSINSTVSLPYPVEGLVQVFTSSHRNFFTSVMAQSLRIAGQGTAVLIVQFLKGGIRQGQDRPIQLGQNLDWIRCDLPRCIDTPHLDDTENQALQKLWQYTQQVVCESKYSLVVLDELSLAINFGLIPETEVLAFLAKRPPHVDIILTGPEMPKSLLDVADQITEIRRSYRP, encoded by the coding sequence ATGGTTGCTCAGTTAGAAACTCAAAGTATCAATTCAACCGTTTCCTTACCATATCCAGTTGAAGGACTAGTGCAAGTTTTCACTAGCTCTCATCGCAACTTTTTTACGAGTGTGATGGCTCAATCACTTAGAATAGCTGGACAAGGAACGGCAGTATTAATAGTGCAGTTCCTCAAAGGAGGTATTCGCCAAGGACAGGATCGACCCATCCAATTAGGACAAAATTTAGATTGGATTCGCTGTGATTTGCCTCGTTGCATCGATACACCGCATTTAGACGATACGGAAAATCAAGCTTTACAAAAGCTGTGGCAATATACACAACAAGTAGTATGTGAGAGCAAGTATTCTCTCGTAGTGTTAGATGAATTAAGTTTAGCGATTAACTTTGGTTTAATTCCTGAAACGGAAGTTTTAGCGTTTCTGGCAAAACGCCCTCCCCACGTTGATATTATTCTCACAGGGCCAGAGATGCCGAAATCTCTTCTTGATGTAGCAGACCAAATTACAGAAATCCGTCGGAGTTATCGACCTTAA
- the dcd gene encoding dCTP deaminase: MAQQGLISPFEPSLIRKMQKDESVAVQPVISYGLSSYGYDIRLSSAEFRIFRHIPGTVVDPKNFNPQNLEPTALHTDASGSYFILPAHSYGLGVALEKLEVPENITVICIGKSTYARCGIIANLTPAEAAWRGHLTLEFSNSSSADCRIYANEGVVQLLFLEGEPCAISYEARQGKYQDQLEIVTLAKV; the protein is encoded by the coding sequence ATGGCTCAACAGGGTCTAATTTCGCCCTTTGAGCCAAGTTTAATCCGAAAAATGCAAAAAGATGAGTCTGTAGCGGTTCAACCTGTAATTAGCTACGGCTTATCTTCTTATGGCTACGACATACGCCTTTCCTCGGCTGAGTTCCGCATTTTTCGCCACATTCCCGGAACTGTAGTTGATCCTAAAAACTTTAATCCCCAGAATCTGGAGCCAACAGCACTGCATACAGATGCTAGTGGCAGTTACTTTATTTTACCTGCTCACAGTTATGGACTTGGGGTTGCTCTAGAAAAACTGGAGGTTCCTGAGAATATTACTGTGATTTGCATCGGTAAAAGTACTTATGCACGTTGTGGGATAATAGCAAATTTAACGCCTGCTGAGGCTGCATGGCGGGGTCATTTAACTCTAGAATTTTCCAATTCTTCTAGCGCTGACTGTCGCATCTACGCTAACGAAGGCGTGGTGCAACTACTATTTTTAGAAGGTGAACCATGCGCTATTAGTTATGAAGCAAGACAGGGTAAATATCAGGATCAGCTAGAGATTGTAACTCTAGCTAAAGTCTAA
- a CDS encoding XisI protein yields MHAQIKPAYGEIERQTIFDVQQDHYQVVNTGWENRRRVYGCLIHLDIRDCKIWIQYDGTEIGVANELIEYGIPKQDIVLAYQPPYMRKLTEFAVG; encoded by the coding sequence ATTCATGCTCAGATTAAACCTGCCTATGGTGAAATCGAACGACAAACTATTTTTGATGTGCAGCAGGATCATTATCAAGTTGTGAATACGGGTTGGGAAAATCGCCGTCGAGTTTATGGCTGTTTAATTCATCTAGATATCCGAGATTGTAAGATTTGGATTCAGTATGATGGGACTGAGATTGGCGTGGCTAATGAATTAATAGAATATGGTATTCCTAAGCAAGATATAGTCCTGGCTTATCAGCCTCCTTATATGCGAAAGCTGACAGAATTTGCAGTGGGATAA
- a CDS encoding Rpn family recombination-promoting nuclease/putative transposase, translating to MNKAADVSTKKLISLAPNNWAKWVTGIPDIVTGEILNTEFQWISRQSDVVIQAESPQYGKFLILNELQLRHTSEIPRRMRAYAALAEEKYKLQTYPVLINILKISNSEIPTSFESNFIGLRAIQDYRVINLWEVDVNIAFETPLPSLLPFVPILKGGENESTIREALRMLRADEQLNQLEIVLAFFATFVLENALVQEIMRWDMTVLRESPWYQEILREGQARGQAEGEARGIISSIETTLEAKFGSDGLELMSQISQISDLEQLKGILRRIVVANTIEELQSIL from the coding sequence ATGAACAAAGCTGCCGATGTTAGTACTAAAAAATTAATCAGTCTTGCACCAAATAATTGGGCAAAATGGGTGACAGGAATTCCCGACATTGTGACAGGCGAAATCTTAAATACAGAATTCCAATGGATTAGCCGACAAAGCGATGTTGTAATTCAAGCTGAAAGTCCCCAATACGGGAAATTTCTCATCCTTAATGAGTTGCAATTACGCCACACATCAGAAATACCGCGTCGGATGCGTGCTTATGCTGCTCTTGCAGAAGAGAAATATAAACTACAAACGTACCCCGTACTGATTAACATTCTCAAAATCAGTAACAGTGAAATACCTACAAGCTTTGAATCAAATTTTATCGGGTTAAGAGCAATTCAAGATTACCGCGTGATCAATCTTTGGGAAGTTGACGTAAATATTGCTTTTGAGACACCGTTACCGTCGCTGCTTCCCTTTGTACCGATTCTTAAAGGCGGAGAAAACGAGTCTACAATTAGGGAAGCATTGCGAATGCTACGTGCTGATGAGCAATTAAATCAACTAGAGATAGTTCTGGCATTTTTTGCAACCTTTGTATTAGAAAATGCTTTAGTTCAGGAAATTATGAGGTGGGATATGACAGTCTTAAGAGAATCACCTTGGTATCAAGAAATTTTACGTGAGGGACAAGCGCGAGGACAAGCAGAAGGAGAAGCACGTGGAATAATCTCTAGTATCGAAACAACTTTAGAGGCAAAATTTGGCAGCGATGGTTTGGAGTTGATGTCGCAAATTTCCCAAATTTCTGACTTGGAGCAATTGAAAGGGATTTTACGGAGGATTGTTGTAGCAAATACAATTGAAGAGTTACAGAGTATTCTGTAG
- the thyX gene encoding FAD-dependent thymidylate synthase, protein MHRFRVEVIAKTPNPQQVIYAAMHQDYTDGFVFDERDSWPSESQSGEVIVKRLLAGERGHYGPLEHPQIVFNCGYFPHSVMQQARTHRVSVSFDVQSFRYTGNQFIDVVEGKKDIEDVFYLRPVGYYTDRQGKKYHYSPEQRAADLEWCLEAAKRYKADFETGMSEEHARGKVPFDYRQHFVVSFNLRSFLHFCDLRNKKDAQLEIQKLCEMMWPHFEDWAPAIAQWYEKQRLGKARLAP, encoded by the coding sequence ATGCATCGATTTCGAGTAGAGGTTATTGCCAAAACACCAAACCCGCAACAGGTGATTTATGCTGCGATGCATCAAGACTATACTGATGGGTTCGTGTTTGATGAGCGCGACTCCTGGCCATCGGAGTCACAAAGCGGCGAAGTTATTGTTAAGCGACTTTTAGCAGGTGAAAGGGGACACTATGGGCCTCTAGAGCATCCCCAAATTGTTTTCAACTGTGGCTACTTTCCCCACAGTGTCATGCAGCAGGCTCGTACACATCGTGTCTCTGTATCCTTTGATGTACAATCTTTTAGGTACACAGGCAACCAATTTATTGATGTAGTAGAAGGGAAAAAAGACATAGAAGATGTTTTTTACTTACGTCCCGTTGGTTATTACACTGATAGACAAGGCAAAAAGTACCATTATTCACCAGAGCAACGAGCAGCAGATTTAGAGTGGTGTCTAGAAGCAGCTAAACGATATAAAGCGGATTTTGAGACTGGAATGTCTGAAGAACACGCAAGAGGTAAAGTACCTTTTGATTATCGCCAGCATTTTGTAGTTAGCTTCAATTTAAGGTCTTTCTTGCATTTTTGTGACTTAAGAAATAAAAAAGATGCTCAACTTGAAATTCAAAAGTTGTGTGAAATGATGTGGCCTCATTTTGAAGATTGGGCACCTGCGATCGCACAATGGTATGAAAAGCAGCGTCTAGGGAAGGCAAGGTTAGCACCTTAG
- a CDS encoding chlorophyll a/b-binding protein: protein MRTNTAIIDDQGKLNNFAIEPKVYIDEQGDRTGFTPYAEMLNGRLAMIGFVSLIALEVFTGHGIIGVLASL from the coding sequence ATGCGTACAAACACTGCTATAATTGACGACCAAGGTAAATTGAACAACTTTGCGATCGAGCCAAAGGTTTATATAGATGAGCAAGGCGATCGCACTGGTTTCACCCCCTATGCAGAAATGCTTAATGGTCGTTTAGCAATGATTGGTTTTGTTTCTCTGATAGCATTAGAAGTATTCACAGGACACGGTATTATTGGTGTTTTGGCAAGTCTGTAA
- a CDS encoding thioredoxin family protein, which produces MALTASTMLPIGTKAPDFNLPEVVSGKGTSLSTFADKKALLVMFICRHCPFVKHIQKELVQLGKDYFTSDLAIVAISANDAKNYPDDAPESLQAFATEQGFNFTLCYDESQETAKAYTAACTPDFFVFDDQRQLVYRGQLDDSRPSNGKPVTGADLRAAIEAVLTGKPITGEQKPSVGCNIKWKPGNQPSYFG; this is translated from the coding sequence ATGGCTTTAACTGCTTCAACAATGTTGCCCATAGGCACAAAAGCACCAGATTTTAATCTACCGGAAGTAGTATCTGGAAAGGGAACTTCACTTTCTACTTTTGCAGATAAAAAAGCACTGTTGGTAATGTTTATTTGTCGGCATTGCCCATTTGTAAAGCACATCCAAAAAGAATTAGTGCAGTTAGGAAAAGATTATTTTACAAGTGATTTAGCGATCGTTGCCATTAGTGCTAACGATGCAAAAAACTATCCAGACGATGCGCCAGAGTCGTTACAAGCATTTGCAACAGAACAAGGGTTTAATTTTACCTTATGCTACGATGAGAGCCAGGAAACCGCAAAGGCTTACACAGCAGCTTGCACACCAGATTTTTTTGTATTTGATGACCAACGCCAACTTGTTTATCGGGGACAATTGGATGATAGCCGCCCCAGTAATGGTAAACCCGTAACAGGCGCAGATTTACGCGCAGCTATTGAAGCAGTGCTAACGGGTAAACCTATTACAGGCGAGCAAAAGCCGAGTGTTGGTTGCAATATTAAATGGAAACCTGGAAACCAACCTAGTTATTTTGGTTAA
- a CDS encoding type I restriction endonuclease produces the protein MGFTEDIVKLSEQVRKRFDQVVGEEATKMALIVPFLSALGYDVYDPSEVMPEYVADFAIKKAGQFEKVDYALAINNNIVMLVEAKARGQKSEAHDGQLSRYFNGLLTTKVAIVTNGVEYRFFTDLRDKNVMDKEPFFTFNILEYDTKDIENLKFFHRDNFEVTAITNHAEEMVYVKGMTQLLGNLLRSPSEEFVRFLVAELGTIAPSYEIQGRITGKVIDKFKPIVKKSIQGSLVELMTRSLSQEITQTVELEVEQEIEEEEKQQESQESKIVTTAEEIEAFEKIKAITQTSKSYNFDLQYKDTASYFGINLGKSTWWFLRLYLSSQKKSFITRLSIDELKSLASNFEVQEVTTSLGDAASKVIISSVSDFDRLTSLILRCYEVEAVKHQALTSNVINMEKSA, from the coding sequence ATGGGATTCACCGAAGATATTGTCAAATTGTCTGAACAAGTGCGTAAGCGATTTGACCAAGTTGTTGGTGAAGAAGCTACTAAGATGGCACTGATTGTTCCTTTTTTAAGTGCTCTTGGCTACGATGTCTATGATCCTAGCGAAGTTATGCCAGAATATGTAGCCGATTTTGCTATTAAAAAAGCAGGGCAGTTTGAAAAGGTAGATTACGCTTTAGCTATTAACAATAATATAGTTATGCTCGTAGAAGCAAAAGCCCGTGGTCAAAAATCTGAGGCACATGATGGGCAATTGAGCCGCTATTTTAATGGACTTTTGACAACAAAAGTAGCTATTGTCACTAATGGGGTTGAGTACCGTTTCTTTACGGATTTGCGTGATAAAAATGTAATGGACAAGGAGCCATTTTTTACTTTTAACATTCTGGAATATGATACCAAAGATATTGAAAACCTCAAATTTTTTCATCGTGATAATTTTGAGGTTACAGCTATTACCAATCATGCTGAGGAAATGGTTTATGTAAAAGGCATGACTCAGCTTCTAGGAAATCTTTTGCGTTCTCCTTCTGAAGAATTTGTTCGCTTTTTAGTGGCTGAACTTGGTACAATTGCCCCTAGTTATGAAATTCAAGGTCGAATTACTGGTAAAGTTATTGATAAATTTAAACCAATTGTTAAAAAGTCGATTCAGGGAAGTTTAGTAGAGTTAATGACTCGCTCACTTAGCCAAGAAATAACTCAAACTGTTGAACTTGAAGTAGAACAAGAGATTGAAGAAGAGGAAAAACAACAAGAATCTCAAGAATCGAAAATAGTAACAACTGCTGAAGAAATCGAAGCTTTTGAAAAGATTAAAGCAATTACGCAAACTTCAAAGAGTTACAATTTTGATCTCCAATACAAGGATACTGCTTCATATTTTGGTATCAATCTTGGCAAAAGTACTTGGTGGTTTCTGCGGCTGTATCTATCTTCGCAGAAAAAAAGTTTTATTACTCGGCTAAGTATAGATGAACTAAAGTCTCTAGCTTCAAATTTTGAAGTGCAAGAAGTAACAACTTCTCTGGGAGATGCCGCATCAAAAGTAATTATTTCTTCTGTTAGTGATTTCGATAGGCTGACATCACTCATTCTCAGATGTTACGAGGTAGAAGCAGTCAAGCATCAAGCATTAACCTCAAATGTAATCAACATGGAAAAATCAGCTTAA
- a CDS encoding alpha-hydroxy acid oxidase: MSTYLSDDDRFQPINLFEYEKLAKEYLSQTTLDYYSSGAWDEITLRDNRAAFERVKLRPRILVDVSDRNLTTSILGQPLQLPLLIAPMAFQCLAHPDGEVATALAAASSGVGMVLSTMATKSIEEVATGCNQFPDSLRWFQLYIHKDRGLTCALVEKAYKAGYKALCLTVDAPVLGQRERDRRNEFALPQDLHLANLATISGLDISHEKGESGLFTYFAQQLNPAVTWHDLEWLQSLSPLPLVIKGVLRGDDAVQAVEYGAKAIVVSNHGGRQLDGAIASLDALAEIVAAVDGKVEVLLDGGIRRGTDILKALALGAKAVLIGRPILWGLAVGGQMGVSHVISLLEDELNVGMALSGCAKLQDIDPSLLTLPRF, translated from the coding sequence ATGTCTACCTACTTATCTGATGACGATCGCTTTCAACCCATCAACCTCTTTGAGTACGAAAAGCTAGCAAAAGAGTATCTGTCTCAAACGACACTTGATTACTATAGCAGTGGCGCTTGGGACGAAATCACATTGCGAGATAATCGTGCTGCCTTTGAGCGAGTCAAGCTGCGACCTCGGATATTAGTCGATGTGAGCGATCGCAATCTAACCACCTCTATTTTAGGGCAACCTCTGCAACTACCTTTGTTAATCGCGCCGATGGCTTTTCAATGTCTAGCTCATCCAGACGGAGAAGTTGCCACGGCTTTAGCTGCCGCATCATCTGGCGTGGGCATGGTGTTAAGTACAATGGCTACAAAGAGCATTGAAGAAGTGGCGACTGGATGTAATCAGTTTCCAGATTCTCTGCGATGGTTCCAGCTTTACATCCATAAAGACCGGGGGTTAACTTGTGCTTTGGTAGAAAAAGCTTATAAAGCAGGCTACAAAGCACTTTGTCTAACTGTAGATGCACCCGTTCTTGGACAGCGCGAGAGAGATAGACGTAATGAGTTTGCCTTACCCCAAGACTTACATCTGGCTAATCTTGCCACCATCTCAGGGCTAGATATTTCCCATGAAAAAGGCGAATCTGGATTATTTACCTATTTTGCCCAACAGCTAAACCCAGCAGTCACTTGGCACGATTTGGAATGGTTGCAGTCTTTATCTCCATTACCTTTAGTTATCAAAGGAGTTTTACGGGGAGATGATGCTGTGCAGGCTGTAGAATATGGAGCCAAAGCAATCGTTGTTTCCAATCATGGAGGCAGACAACTCGATGGTGCGATCGCTTCTTTAGATGCCCTAGCTGAAATAGTAGCAGCAGTGGATGGTAAAGTAGAAGTGCTATTGGATGGAGGCATTCGTAGGGGCACAGACATTCTCAAAGCCCTAGCATTAGGAGCAAAAGCAGTACTCATCGGACGACCTATTTTGTGGGGATTAGCGGTAGGAGGACAAATGGGCGTATCTCATGTCATCTCACTCCTAGAAGATGAGTTAAATGTGGGAATGGCACTTAGCGGCTGTGCCAAGCTACAAGATATCGACCCTAGTTTATTGACTCTGCCACGCTTTTAA
- a CDS encoding M48 family metallopeptidase, translating to MSFFKTPLIGLKADSFRHPLDLEATRALKQIPGIDMLVRNWLGPMAEQVFYVENIASSVLVGENQLPDLYKLLLDACKILDIDPPQLYVRQHPAPNAYTFAVRGKQPFVVLHTSLIDMLTPEEIQAVIAHELGHLKCDHSVYLTPVNLLILAAAIVPNVGTFVAQAIQAQLLEWVRCAEFTCDRAALLATQDPKVVMSVLMKLAGGSPTLAPQLNLDAFVAQARAYDDISKTELGEMVKAARTAQLTHPVPVLRAREIDRWASSTEYQTLLQSHGLKSSNNEVAPKGGWRNW from the coding sequence ATGTCCTTCTTCAAAACCCCGCTAATTGGTTTAAAAGCTGACTCATTTCGTCATCCCTTAGACCTGGAAGCTACCAGAGCGCTCAAGCAGATACCAGGCATAGATATGTTGGTGCGAAATTGGCTTGGCCCAATGGCAGAGCAAGTTTTCTATGTGGAAAATATTGCCTCCAGTGTTCTGGTGGGTGAAAATCAACTGCCCGATTTATACAAGCTGTTGTTAGATGCCTGTAAAATCCTGGATATAGATCCTCCCCAGTTATACGTCCGGCAACATCCGGCTCCCAACGCCTATACTTTCGCTGTACGCGGTAAGCAGCCGTTTGTTGTGCTACACACTTCCCTGATTGATATGCTGACACCAGAGGAAATACAGGCAGTAATCGCCCACGAGTTGGGGCATCTCAAGTGTGACCATAGTGTTTACTTGACTCCTGTAAATTTACTCATATTAGCTGCGGCAATTGTGCCTAATGTTGGAACCTTCGTTGCTCAAGCGATACAGGCACAACTTTTAGAATGGGTACGCTGTGCTGAGTTTACCTGCGATCGCGCCGCATTACTAGCAACCCAAGATCCCAAAGTTGTCATGTCCGTGTTGATGAAGTTGGCGGGTGGTTCCCCAACTTTAGCGCCACAACTGAATCTCGATGCCTTTGTTGCTCAAGCCCGCGCTTACGATGATATTAGCAAGACAGAACTAGGTGAAATGGTCAAAGCCGCCCGCACAGCCCAATTGACCCATCCAGTGCCAGTGTTAAGGGCGCGAGAAATTGACCGTTGGGCAAGCAGCACAGAATATCAAACTCTGTTGCAAAGTCACGGACTGAAGTCTAGTAATAATGAAGTTGCACCTAAAGGTGGGTGGCGCAATTGGTAG